One segment of Niabella beijingensis DNA contains the following:
- a CDS encoding RagB/SusD family nutrient uptake outer membrane protein, whose product MQRKIVAAGLIALGMFTLSCNKFLDEKSLTKLDISQVYADPDLVETSLQGIYANWKNIRTDEQSLIMMMGTDETQQGAFQMKSDPGKGGLDRYDANLNSSLNHIANQWNLRWPLVNEAARVVQGLSKQNPEAGSRAAKLLGEASFIRGFLDFQMAMYWGEIPIRDLDREAELGTRRQPLKDVWAFIIADLQRAADLIPRDPVLATPEKGRASYGAAWAMLGKAYMSAPVSTGLRDFAKAATCFEKMKDQYTLVTDYKNLWDYNTPNTAESIFEFQFSPVYPNNNKIQFQIGSRAVQGYFGDGCYYSGYDKLVPTKYAYSMVSDGGVWEIGDQRREEAIRYDFTYYGVTPDLKYVLWEDLGADYDELLPHIKKYEDFRTDKHAPNKIDNMWNSGKNIPVLRLADVLLSYAECLNETGRTGEAMDEVNKVRARAWGGTLPADKKWTGLSQEAFRTAIMDERMRELFAEDWRRIDLIRTGKFVTLVKARNKWAAQTGQVKASNMLYPIPDVEIKLNPDINPADQNPGYQ is encoded by the coding sequence ATGCAACGTAAAATAGTAGCAGCAGGATTGATCGCTTTAGGAATGTTCACCCTTTCCTGCAATAAATTCCTCGATGAAAAAAGTTTAACAAAACTGGATATCAGCCAGGTATATGCTGATCCTGACCTGGTGGAAACCAGCCTGCAGGGCATCTATGCCAACTGGAAAAATATCCGCACTGATGAACAAAGCCTCATCATGATGATGGGTACGGATGAAACCCAGCAGGGGGCATTCCAGATGAAGAGTGATCCCGGTAAAGGGGGACTTGACCGGTATGATGCAAATCTCAACTCCAGCTTAAACCACATCGCCAATCAATGGAACCTTCGCTGGCCGCTGGTGAACGAAGCCGCCAGGGTCGTACAGGGATTGAGCAAACAAAATCCGGAAGCGGGTTCGCGCGCAGCCAAACTGTTGGGGGAGGCCTCCTTTATCCGCGGCTTCCTCGATTTTCAAATGGCCATGTACTGGGGCGAAATTCCCATCCGCGACCTGGATCGGGAAGCGGAGCTGGGTACACGCAGGCAACCGCTCAAAGACGTATGGGCCTTTATTATTGCCGATCTTCAGCGTGCGGCAGACCTGATACCCCGGGACCCTGTGCTCGCTACCCCGGAAAAGGGAAGAGCAAGTTACGGCGCGGCCTGGGCCATGCTGGGCAAAGCATATATGTCTGCTCCGGTGTCCACCGGCCTGCGTGATTTTGCCAAAGCGGCAACCTGTTTTGAGAAAATGAAAGACCAATACACGCTGGTAACCGATTATAAAAACCTGTGGGATTATAATACACCGAATACCGCAGAATCCATTTTCGAGTTCCAGTTCAGTCCTGTATATCCCAATAACAATAAGATCCAGTTCCAGATCGGCTCCCGGGCGGTGCAGGGTTATTTTGGCGACGGGTGCTATTATTCGGGCTACGACAAACTGGTACCAACCAAATATGCTTATTCTATGGTAAGCGATGGCGGCGTATGGGAGATCGGTGATCAGCGCCGGGAAGAAGCGATCCGTTATGATTTTACTTACTATGGCGTAACACCCGATCTGAAATACGTACTTTGGGAAGATCTGGGTGCGGATTATGACGAGCTGTTGCCACATATCAAAAAGTATGAAGACTTCAGAACAGATAAACATGCCCCCAATAAAATCGACAATATGTGGAATTCAGGAAAAAATATTCCCGTACTTCGCCTGGCGGATGTATTGCTTTCTTACGCCGAATGCCTGAACGAAACAGGCAGAACAGGTGAAGCGATGGATGAAGTGAACAAAGTACGCGCAAGGGCCTGGGGCGGCACGCTTCCGGCGGACAAAAAATGGACCGGCTTATCGCAGGAGGCCTTCAGAACGGCCATTATGGATGAGCGCATGCGGGAATTATTTGCAGAAGACTGGCGGCGTATTGATCTGATCCGTACCGGCAAATTTGTAACCCTGGTAAAAGCCCGTAACAAATGGGCCGCCCAGACCGGACAGGTAAAAGCATCCAATATGTTGTATCCGATACCTGATGTAGAGATCAAACTGAATCCTGATATTAATCCCGCCGATCAGAACCCCGGTTATCAATAA
- a CDS encoding GntR family transcriptional regulator produces the protein MRSIYDQIRELEHVQGLSKHERLVQGFINAVNEKVIVKGDMLPSVNSLIQELGYARETIAKAYKELISRGLVESKNRIGFFLARENTRSQIRVALVIFAFDSFQEVFYKTFRNKLGKNVHVDLYFHHNNIEVFESIIDRIRGKYGMYVVAPIPDKKAAEILQTLPLGKLLMIDRYLPMKGDFSHITQEFFDASYSAFATLAPAIRKYKKMIYYHRPNADTPEEILQAFKKFTKDFRIKSIIRPEYIPGSIEPGYVYFTINNAELWMMLKDAKSRKLKLGKDIGILSHNDEIVKEIIFDGITTYSTSFEIMAEKSAQFVLKRRKIQETLPTVLLRRGSL, from the coding sequence ATGCGAAGCATCTACGACCAGATCCGGGAATTGGAACATGTACAGGGCCTTTCAAAGCACGAACGGCTGGTACAGGGGTTTATCAATGCCGTTAATGAAAAAGTGATTGTAAAAGGCGATATGCTGCCTTCCGTGAACAGCCTGATCCAGGAGCTGGGGTATGCCCGGGAAACCATCGCCAAAGCCTATAAAGAGCTGATCAGCCGGGGGCTGGTGGAATCCAAGAACCGGATCGGCTTTTTCCTGGCCCGCGAAAATACCCGCAGCCAGATACGCGTGGCACTGGTGATCTTTGCCTTCGACAGTTTCCAGGAGGTCTTTTACAAAACCTTCCGGAACAAGCTGGGGAAGAATGTCCATGTAGATCTCTACTTTCATCACAACAATATCGAAGTATTTGAAAGCATCATCGACCGGATCCGCGGAAAATACGGGATGTACGTGGTAGCACCCATTCCGGACAAAAAAGCGGCGGAGATCCTGCAGACGCTTCCCCTGGGAAAGCTGCTGATGATCGACCGTTACCTGCCCATGAAGGGTGATTTTTCCCATATCACCCAGGAGTTTTTTGACGCCTCCTATTCGGCATTTGCAACGCTGGCACCTGCGATCCGTAAGTATAAAAAGATGATCTATTATCATCGTCCCAATGCCGATACGCCGGAGGAGATCCTTCAGGCCTTTAAAAAATTTACCAAAGATTTCCGGATCAAAAGTATCATACGGCCCGAGTACATACCCGGCTCGATAGAACCCGGCTATGTTTATTTTACCATCAACAATGCGGAGCTGTGGATGATGCTGAAAGATGCAAAATCCCGGAAACTGAAACTGGGAAAGGATATCGGTATCCTGTCCCATAATGATGAGATCGTGAAGGAAATTATTTTTGACGGTATTACTACCTATTCCACCAGCTTTGAGATAATGGCGGAAAAATCGGCGCAGTTTGTATTAAAGCGGCGGAAAATACAGGAAACCCTGCCAACGGTATTGCTGCGCCGGGGGTCTTTATAA
- a CDS encoding SusC/RagA family TonB-linked outer membrane protein: MTKKAFFFFLTAIALCLTLPSYAQQQTIRGTITDAQTKKPVAGVTVSVKGATAATAADDQGNFTITAPANATLIFQSVGYATQELPAADEMQVALVLQPEDLGEVVVVGARMRKSDLTGAVTDVNTKALMERPVTNINQALQGNAPGVFISPGTRPGDDATIRIRGTNTINAGSTPIFVVDGVVMENNQGGFNAMNLNDVASVQVLKDASATALYGSRGANGVVVVTTKKGARSGGDGRITYDAWVGISKIARIPERLNAQQLFELRLDAYANGYLKDNPGANRQDYIDNVLMKNEDNKYFSAQEMAAYNSGKSYNWLDEVTHNGLQQNHVLGFSGGSDRGTFYLSAGYAGIKGIIENTKQDKYTGRFNADYNIKKWLKVGTNTGFTRTNDAMPSDDVYNKALNANPLLDFAPYRDPATRYIGGDDGYLTLYYKAHGEQNNNDFNPFNSLEIQRDRSRNRLTSSNFIAITPAKGWEFRSTYALDYAAQDWFEFTPHNIQEAVRHYNGDARAKHERWSDTYWQWDNTLTYNTTFSGDHRLMALVGTSASKRSANYTKAQGDRFASDDLSYHDLGGAAAIEKSVLGSDFYNYSLMSYLVRATYNYKDRYMLTGTARYDGSSRFSSGNQWGVFPSVSAAWVITNENFMKDQTIFDQLKLRAGYGVVGNQDIGNYAFQTLYGSLVNNGNALIANDGRRGNPDITWERQKQSNIGVDMSLLKSRLNITADFYSINNDNLLLDRSLATTVGYTKEWQNVGRVNNKGMEFSVTGNVVRTSDWNWTLSGNISFDRNKVTKLYADATEIFNINENVIQREGNIFLGKPVRTIYDLSAVGIATEANRSEWEHLNFNGVTVNPGDLFARDISGPDGKPDGIVSKEYDRIVVAGTDPKFYGGFGTNLSYKTVELNANFTYSHGARKISSYYEGLIGSIGESMASADLLNRWTPEHPDATIPRVIGNTGYSRYSPSDVDYYIQNASFLRLSALTLSYTLPSRITDAWKLNTLRFYATGSNLFCITPYKGFDPETGDYGYPPVKMFVFGVNVSL, translated from the coding sequence ATGACGAAGAAAGCCTTTTTCTTTTTTCTTACGGCCATTGCCCTGTGCCTGACGCTGCCGTCCTATGCGCAGCAGCAAACCATCAGGGGAACAATAACAGATGCCCAGACAAAAAAGCCGGTTGCAGGAGTTACCGTCAGTGTAAAAGGTGCTACTGCTGCAACCGCAGCGGATGATCAGGGCAATTTTACGATCACTGCCCCCGCAAATGCAACGCTTATTTTTCAATCGGTAGGATATGCCACACAGGAATTACCGGCGGCTGATGAAATGCAGGTAGCATTGGTATTGCAGCCGGAAGACCTGGGTGAAGTGGTAGTGGTGGGCGCCCGTATGCGTAAATCGGACCTCACCGGAGCCGTTACCGATGTCAATACAAAAGCGCTGATGGAGCGCCCGGTGACCAACATCAACCAGGCCCTGCAGGGAAATGCGCCGGGTGTATTCATCAGTCCCGGCACACGCCCGGGCGATGATGCCACTATACGCATCAGAGGTACCAATACGATCAATGCCGGCTCCACGCCCATTTTTGTTGTGGATGGCGTGGTCATGGAAAATAACCAGGGCGGCTTCAATGCGATGAACCTGAACGATGTGGCTTCGGTACAGGTGTTAAAAGATGCCTCCGCCACGGCCCTTTACGGTTCCCGCGGTGCCAACGGAGTGGTGGTGGTGACCACTAAAAAAGGAGCACGCAGCGGTGGTGATGGGCGTATCACCTATGATGCCTGGGTGGGCATTTCGAAAATTGCCCGGATCCCTGAAAGACTGAATGCCCAGCAGCTTTTTGAACTGCGGCTGGACGCTTACGCCAATGGATATTTAAAAGACAACCCCGGGGCCAACCGCCAGGATTATATTGACAATGTGCTGATGAAAAATGAAGACAACAAATATTTTTCTGCCCAGGAAATGGCGGCTTACAACAGCGGCAAAAGCTACAACTGGCTGGATGAAGTGACCCACAACGGCCTGCAGCAAAATCACGTGCTTGGTTTTTCAGGCGGCTCCGACCGGGGAACCTTTTACCTGAGCGCCGGCTATGCAGGCATAAAGGGGATCATAGAAAATACGAAGCAGGATAAATACACCGGACGTTTTAATGCAGACTATAACATTAAAAAATGGCTGAAAGTAGGTACCAACACAGGATTTACCCGCACCAATGACGCAATGCCTTCAGACGATGTATATAACAAAGCGCTGAATGCAAATCCCCTGCTGGATTTTGCGCCCTATCGCGATCCGGCTACAAGATATATCGGGGGTGACGACGGTTATCTTACACTGTATTATAAAGCGCATGGCGAACAGAATAACAACGATTTTAATCCCTTTAACTCACTGGAGATCCAGCGCGACCGCTCACGGAACCGGCTGACCTCTTCCAACTTCATCGCCATCACTCCGGCTAAGGGATGGGAGTTCCGCTCTACCTACGCACTGGACTATGCCGCACAGGACTGGTTCGAGTTCACACCACATAACATACAGGAAGCGGTTCGTCATTATAACGGCGATGCCCGTGCCAAACACGAACGCTGGAGCGATACTTACTGGCAATGGGACAATACCCTTACTTATAATACCACCTTCTCCGGCGATCACCGGTTAATGGCACTCGTGGGAACCAGCGCCAGCAAAAGAAGCGCTAACTATACCAAGGCGCAGGGCGACCGGTTTGCCAGCGATGACCTGTCGTACCATGACCTGGGGGGCGCTGCGGCCATAGAAAAATCGGTACTGGGATCCGACTTCTATAACTACAGCCTGATGTCTTACCTGGTACGTGCCACTTATAATTACAAAGACCGGTATATGCTTACCGGTACTGCCCGTTACGATGGTTCTTCCCGTTTTTCCAGCGGAAATCAATGGGGGGTATTTCCCTCTGTTTCCGCCGCCTGGGTCATTACCAATGAAAATTTCATGAAGGACCAAACCATTTTTGACCAGCTGAAATTACGCGCCGGCTATGGTGTGGTGGGCAACCAGGATATTGGTAACTATGCGTTTCAAACCCTGTACGGGTCGCTCGTAAATAACGGGAACGCACTCATTGCCAACGATGGCCGCCGCGGGAACCCCGACATCACCTGGGAACGGCAAAAGCAAAGCAATATCGGCGTGGATATGAGCCTGTTAAAATCGCGGCTGAATATTACTGCTGATTTTTATTCGATCAATAATGACAACCTGTTATTAGACCGGTCGCTGGCCACCACGGTGGGCTATACGAAGGAATGGCAGAATGTGGGCCGGGTAAATAACAAAGGGATGGAATTTTCCGTAACCGGGAATGTGGTCCGTACAAGCGACTGGAACTGGACCTTATCCGGAAACATCTCCTTCGACCGGAACAAGGTTACCAAACTATACGCAGACGCTACCGAGATCTTTAATATCAATGAGAACGTGATACAGCGCGAAGGCAACATTTTCCTTGGAAAACCGGTACGCACCATCTATGACCTGAGCGCTGTTGGTATTGCAACAGAAGCCAACCGGTCCGAATGGGAACACCTGAACTTTAATGGAGTAACAGTAAACCCCGGCGACCTATTTGCAAGGGATATCTCTGGTCCCGATGGAAAACCGGATGGCATCGTAAGCAAAGAATACGACCGTATAGTCGTAGCCGGAACAGACCCTAAATTCTACGGAGGTTTTGGCACCAATCTTTCTTACAAAACAGTTGAACTGAACGCCAACTTCACCTACTCCCACGGGGCACGAAAGATCAGCAGCTATTACGAAGGACTGATCGGCAGTATCGGCGAAAGCATGGCCTCCGCCGACCTGCTGAACCGCTGGACACCGGAGCATCCGGATGCCACGATTCCCCGGGTGATCGGCAATACCGGCTACAGCCGTTATTCCCCTTCGGACGTGGACTATTACATCCAGAACGCCTCCTTCCTCCGGTTATCGGCATTAACCCTGTCCTATACCCTTCCTTCAAGAATAACAGATGCATGGAAGCTGAATACCCTGCGCTTTTATGCAACAGGGTCCAACCTGTTTTGTATAACACCTTATAAAGGATTTGATCCCGAAACCGGCGACTATGGCTACCCCCCGGTAAAAATGTTTGTATTCGGAGTGAATGTCAGCCTTTAA
- a CDS encoding solute:sodium symporter family transporter, with translation MSNHPFIGFFSLLLLAAAVSIYKTRKQRNNTSVGYYLGNRSFNFWMIGCSIFLTNMSANQFIGENEFVYTTNMSVIAWGMSSVLAMILVAEFLMPVYLKIGAVTTPDFLALRFDRQTQRMVSVIFLLSYIVNLLPTVLYGCAVAMNGLFHIDEQLGISYFAAIRILVIFFGVVGCLYTVLGGLKAITVTDVVQGIGMLIGGVLITWFGLHYLGKGDVLTGVDRLLSHNKEHLNAIGTPNSVLPFGTLFTGMLLINIYYWGMEQYIVQEAFASRNLAESQKGISLACVGKLIAPLLLNVPGLVALQLYPGLENTAAVFPKMVSGVLPPLLVGFIAAVVFGGALSTFNAGLNSTGTLFTMNLYKPWLEKKGLQLTEQQVLRRGKLFQVGVTLAAVVFSPYIMFFSGGFYNYLQKVASFFSVPVFTIMIIGLITKRVPPVAAKVGLVFFVTLYVITQFVVDLPLHYLHVLAILFLLTSGLMLLIGRFYPLREPFSIPHIAAINIRPWRRRHWYYAVLLILMIGMFLIFSPFGLAD, from the coding sequence ATGAGCAACCATCCGTTTATCGGTTTCTTTTCTTTGTTACTGCTGGCGGCTGCGGTTTCCATTTATAAAACCAGGAAACAGCGCAACAATACGTCTGTCGGTTATTACCTGGGTAACCGGAGTTTTAATTTCTGGATGATCGGTTGTTCCATTTTCCTCACCAATATGAGCGCCAACCAGTTCATCGGGGAAAATGAATTTGTATATACCACCAACATGTCGGTGATCGCCTGGGGAATGAGCTCGGTGCTGGCGATGATCCTGGTGGCGGAGTTTTTAATGCCGGTGTACCTGAAGATCGGGGCGGTGACCACACCGGATTTCCTGGCGTTGCGGTTCGACCGGCAGACCCAGCGGATGGTATCGGTGATCTTCCTGCTGAGCTATATCGTGAACCTGCTGCCCACGGTACTCTATGGCTGCGCAGTGGCCATGAACGGCTTGTTTCATATTGATGAACAGCTGGGCATCAGCTATTTTGCCGCGATCCGCATCCTGGTGATCTTTTTTGGAGTGGTGGGTTGCCTGTACACGGTGCTGGGTGGATTAAAAGCCATTACCGTCACGGATGTGGTGCAGGGCATCGGCATGCTGATCGGGGGCGTCCTGATCACCTGGTTCGGATTGCACTATCTCGGCAAGGGTGACGTGTTGACCGGGGTAGACCGGCTGCTGAGCCATAATAAAGAACACCTCAATGCCATAGGAACGCCGAACAGCGTGCTGCCTTTCGGTACCCTGTTTACCGGCATGCTGCTGATCAATATCTATTACTGGGGGATGGAGCAATACATCGTACAGGAGGCATTTGCTTCCCGCAACCTGGCGGAAAGTCAGAAGGGGATATCCCTGGCCTGTGTGGGAAAGCTGATCGCCCCGCTGCTGCTGAATGTGCCCGGTCTTGTTGCGTTGCAGCTCTATCCGGGCCTGGAGAATACGGCGGCGGTTTTTCCCAAAATGGTAAGTGGTGTGCTACCCCCCCTGCTGGTAGGATTTATTGCTGCCGTGGTTTTTGGCGGGGCACTCAGCACCTTCAATGCAGGACTCAACAGCACAGGTACATTATTCACCATGAATCTTTATAAACCCTGGCTGGAAAAGAAAGGCCTGCAGCTTACCGAACAGCAGGTGCTGCGGCGGGGGAAGCTGTTCCAGGTGGGTGTTACGCTTGCAGCTGTTGTCTTCTCTCCTTATATCATGTTTTTCAGCGGAGGTTTTTACAACTACCTTCAAAAAGTGGCCAGCTTTTTCAGCGTACCGGTATTTACCATCATGATCATCGGGCTGATCACAAAACGGGTGCCGCCGGTTGCGGCAAAGGTGGGACTGGTCTTTTTCGTAACCCTCTATGTGATCACGCAGTTCGTGGTGGACCTTCCGCTGCATTACCTCCATGTGCTTGCGATTCTTTTCCTGCTCACAAGCGGTCTGATGTTGCTGATCGGCCGTTTTTATCCGCTGCGCGAACCCTTCAGCATTCCTCATATTGCTGCCATCAACATCCGGCCCTGGAGGCGCAGGCATTGGTATTATGCTGTTTTACTGATCCTCATGATCGGCATGTTCCTGATCTTTTCTCCTTTCGGACTGGCAGATTGA
- a CDS encoding SusC/RagA family TonB-linked outer membrane protein, translating into MIKGACFFIENRRGLRVKLMALLFSVLMVVTADAQQRTVTGTVRDTSGKVMNGVTVTDLNRARVSTQTDQNGKFVLDVSVNDSLQFSYVGFTEVRVKITETGTVFDIVLEPVIALAGDEVIVTAFGRKERKEAVVGSVTTIQPGELKIPASNLTNAMAGKIAGVISFQRGGQPGLDNSNFFIRGVTTLGYSASPLILVDNIELSANDLARIQVDDIASFSILKDASAAALYGARGANGVILVTTKEGKSGKAKAEIRYETSYSMPTKSIELADPISYMKMYNEALTTRDPNATPRYDPNKIIGTQKTLDGAGGLYPYVYPAVDWMKELFKERTNTQRANFSVSGGNAFAKYYIAGSYSRDNGILQVNPVNNFNSSMKFENYQLRANTNIKITNTTEAIVRLWGNFNDYIGPISNGSSFATDLYSRALHASPVEFPAYYLPDSANRNARHILFGNNINNAGSLQSNPYADLMYGYKSFSNSRMSAQFELNQKLNFITQGLAFSGMFSTNRYSYSDVSRNYLPFYYGLQRYDLQAGTYALTWLNNQPGAAQEYLNFNPGSKDVNTYLYMQGRLDYDRKFGDHGITGSLVGTRQQTLNPNASDPLTNAPSLLYSLPFRNLGFSGRAGYSYRNKYFFEFNFGYNGSERFAADHRWGFFPTVGGGWVVSNEKFWEGDIARIITRFKLRGSYGLVGNDNIGRQRFFYLSSVQPNGGAGAVFGTGNSVGKNGTTIYAYPNPDVTWETSQKSNIAAEFTFFNKLNITAEVYKEYRYDILIRRGYIPITVGIEGAANDNLQSNLGTATSKGLDLNVNYKQDITPDLWASFLGNLTWTSNKVGHWEEPEYKYDYRFYSGGPISQPFGYIAERLFVDDKEAANSPPQVFGNTLPMGGDIKYRDVNKDGVINQDDQVPIGLPSTPQVIYGVGFSVGYKGFDLSAFFQGSARSSFFIDPSSVTDFNNNRFGTAPFVNNAQILKAYADDHWSEENQNLYALWPRLSTIDIANNQQPSTWWLRDGSFLRLKSLEAGYNLPSRLARKLYMDNVRLYFSGLNLLTFSKFKLWDVEQAGNGFAYPIQKVYNVGLKLGF; encoded by the coding sequence ATGATAAAAGGTGCTTGCTTTTTCATAGAAAACAGGAGGGGGCTCCGTGTAAAACTAATGGCGCTGCTGTTCTCCGTATTAATGGTGGTTACTGCGGATGCGCAGCAACGAACCGTGACCGGTACGGTGCGGGATACCTCGGGAAAGGTGATGAATGGTGTTACCGTTACTGATCTGAACAGGGCCAGGGTCAGCACGCAGACCGACCAGAACGGGAAATTCGTGCTGGATGTAAGCGTAAATGATTCGCTGCAGTTCTCCTATGTGGGTTTTACAGAAGTACGGGTAAAGATTACAGAAACGGGTACTGTATTTGATATTGTGCTGGAGCCGGTGATCGCCCTGGCAGGGGATGAAGTGATCGTTACAGCATTCGGGCGAAAGGAGCGGAAAGAGGCGGTGGTGGGTTCGGTTACTACCATACAGCCGGGCGAGCTGAAGATCCCTGCCAGTAATCTTACAAATGCAATGGCGGGAAAGATTGCCGGGGTGATCTCTTTTCAGCGCGGGGGTCAGCCGGGTCTCGACAATTCCAATTTTTTTATACGGGGTGTCACGACCCTGGGTTATAGCGCCAGCCCGCTGATACTGGTGGATAACATCGAGCTCAGTGCAAATGATCTCGCGCGAATACAGGTAGACGATATCGCCAGCTTCTCCATCCTTAAAGATGCCAGTGCTGCTGCATTGTACGGGGCACGCGGGGCCAACGGTGTTATCCTGGTGACCACCAAGGAAGGTAAATCGGGGAAGGCCAAAGCGGAGATCCGTTATGAGACCTCTTATTCCATGCCCACAAAAAGCATTGAGCTGGCGGATCCGATCAGCTATATGAAAATGTATAATGAAGCGCTCACCACACGTGATCCGAATGCCACACCGCGCTACGACCCCAATAAGATCATCGGAACACAAAAGACCCTTGATGGCGCGGGAGGACTTTATCCCTATGTTTATCCGGCGGTGGACTGGATGAAGGAACTGTTCAAAGAACGCACCAATACGCAACGGGCCAATTTTTCTGTAAGTGGCGGCAATGCCTTTGCCAAATATTATATTGCCGGTTCCTACTCCAGGGATAACGGGATCCTGCAGGTAAACCCGGTGAATAATTTCAACTCGTCGATGAAATTTGAAAACTACCAGCTGCGGGCCAACACCAATATAAAGATCACGAACACAACGGAAGCGATTGTAAGGCTCTGGGGAAATTTCAATGATTATATCGGGCCGATCTCCAACGGTTCTTCCTTCGCAACAGACCTCTATTCAAGGGCATTGCATGCGAGTCCGGTAGAATTCCCGGCTTATTACCTGCCGGACAGCGCCAACCGCAATGCCCGGCACATCCTCTTCGGAAACAATATTAACAATGCAGGCTCGCTGCAAAGCAATCCCTATGCCGACCTGATGTACGGATATAAAAGCTTCTCCAACTCGCGCATGTCGGCCCAGTTTGAGCTGAACCAGAAACTGAATTTTATTACCCAGGGGCTGGCCTTTTCGGGGATGTTCAGCACCAACCGGTATTCCTATTCGGATGTAAGCCGCAATTATCTTCCCTTCTATTATGGATTGCAGCGCTATGATCTTCAGGCGGGCACTTATGCGCTCACCTGGCTGAACAACCAGCCGGGCGCCGCGCAGGAATACCTGAACTTTAACCCGGGCAGCAAGGATGTAAACACGTACCTGTATATGCAGGGCAGGCTGGATTACGACCGGAAATTCGGAGATCATGGCATTACCGGATCACTGGTGGGCACCAGGCAGCAGACCTTAAACCCCAATGCGAGTGATCCCCTTACCAATGCACCGTCGTTATTGTATTCCCTGCCTTTCCGGAACCTGGGTTTTTCAGGTCGCGCCGGGTATTCGTACAGGAACAAATACTTTTTTGAATTCAATTTCGGCTATAACGGTTCCGAACGTTTCGCTGCTGATCACCGCTGGGGATTTTTCCCGACTGTAGGCGGTGGATGGGTGGTGTCCAACGAAAAATTCTGGGAAGGCGATATCGCCAGAATTATTACCCGGTTTAAACTGAGGGGGAGCTACGGACTGGTGGGGAATGATAATATCGGAAGACAGCGGTTCTTCTATCTTTCCAGTGTGCAGCCCAATGGCGGTGCGGGTGCGGTTTTTGGTACCGGTAACAGTGTCGGCAAGAACGGCACCACCATCTATGCCTATCCTAATCCGGATGTAACCTGGGAAACATCGCAGAAATCCAATATTGCAGCAGAGTTCACATTCTTTAACAAGCTGAACATTACGGCGGAGGTCTATAAGGAATACCGCTACGACATCCTTATCAGACGAGGCTATATCCCCATTACTGTTGGTATAGAAGGGGCCGCCAATGATAACCTCCAGTCCAACCTGGGAACTGCCACATCAAAAGGGCTGGATCTGAATGTGAATTATAAACAGGATATTACTCCGGACCTGTGGGCTTCCTTTTTGGGAAACCTTACCTGGACCAGCAATAAGGTGGGGCACTGGGAAGAGCCGGAATATAAATATGATTACCGGTTCTATTCAGGCGGGCCCATCAGCCAGCCTTTCGGATACATAGCAGAGCGCCTTTTTGTGGATGATAAAGAAGCCGCCAATTCGCCTCCCCAGGTTTTTGGAAATACGTTGCCGATGGGCGGTGATATCAAATACAGGGATGTGAACAAAGACGGTGTCATCAACCAGGACGACCAGGTGCCCATCGGGCTGCCGTCCACACCGCAGGTGATCTATGGCGTTGGTTTTTCCGTGGGCTATAAGGGATTTGACCTGAGCGCCTTCTTCCAGGGATCTGCACGTTCTTCCTTTTTCATCGATCCCAGCTCGGTTACGGATTTTAACAACAACCGGTTTGGGACAGCGCCTTTTGTCAACAATGCGCAGATCCTGAAGGCGTATGCGGACGATCACTGGTCGGAAGAGAACCAGAACCTGTATGCGCTATGGCCGCGGTTGTCAACCATTGATATTGCCAACAACCAGCAACCCAGTACCTGGTGGTTAAGAGATGGCAGCTTTTTACGGTTAAAATCCCTGGAAGCCGGATACAACCTGCCATCGCGGCTGGCACGGAAACTATATATGGACAATGTACGGCTTTATTTCAGCGGGTTAAACCTGCTCACGTTCAGCAAATTCAAATTGTGGGATGTGGAGCAGGCCGGTAATGGGTTTGCTTACCCCATACAGAAAGTATATAACGTAGGATTGAAACTGGGGTTTTAG